Within Deltaproteobacteria bacterium, the genomic segment GTGGCCGTTTGAGCGCGCTGCACACATCGGCTATGACGCGCCGGTGTTTTCGCGGTGGCTCCGGATCATTCGCATCATCGCGCGCATCACCACGAGCATGGCCATCGCGTTGCTCGTCCCCTGCGCGCGCGCGGACGACTTCTCCGGATTCGGTCCCGCGTCGGTTCGCAACTACCAGCCGATCCAACTCATCTTCTTGAACCTGCCGGTCGAGCGCGCACGCACGTTGGCAGCGGGCACGCTTGAAGCGCACCTGGAAACGGTCGAGAGCAACACCATCGCCACGGTCTCCAATCCGAAGGTGCAGGGTCAGCTCAAACTCGAAACCAACCGCACTGTCATCGGTGCGAAATTCGGCGTGTGGCCGGGGCTCGAAGTCGGGGGCGACATTCCGTTCATCTCGCACTACGGCGGCATGCTCGATACGGTCATCGATCCCATCGAACACGCGCTCGGCACGTTCAATCCCGAGCGCGATCTATATCCCGACAATTCGTTCGGCGCGTTCCTCGTTCGCCAAGGCAATACAACCGTCTTTCAAGGCAAGCGGCAGGTGTTTGAACTTGGCGACATCTGGTTCAGCGCTAAACAAGAAGTATGGGGCCGAGCGAACTGGCCGCTGGTCTCGCTGCGCGCCGCTATCAAAGCGCCCACCGGTCGCGCCAGCGCCGTGTTCGGCAGTGGTTATCCGGACTTCGGACTCGGCTTCGCGGCTGAGCATCAGCCGCTATCATGGCTCATTCTGTACGCCGACCTAGCGGGAATCTTTCCGGTCGGTCCGATCACCCCGGCGCGGCTCACACTCAATCCGGCGCTCAACCAAGCGGTCGCCGCTGAAGCGCGAGTGTTGTGGCCGTGGTTTTCTCTGCTGTTGCAGCAGGAACTGTACACCAGCCCGCTGCACGGCAACGGCACGCGCATTCTCGACGGCACGGTGGTCGAGCTGACGTGGGGCGCCAACGCGCGGGTAGGGCCGACGACATTTCAACTCGCTATGGTCGACAACATCAGTCCCGTGGCCACCGCGGCGGACTTTTCTGTTCTGCTCCGAGTAGGATATGAGCTATGAAGCATACGCGATGCATTCGCGCGGAGGCCACGTAGACTCCAGGCCCTTGAGCATGAAGGTCACGGTAGTCATCGCCGATGATCACGCGATCGTTCGGCAAGGTATCGCTTCGCTGCTGAGCACGAATCCGGACATTCAGATCCTCGCCGAGGCACGCGACGGTAAAGAGGCGCTTCGCCTGGTGCAGCGGCTGCGGCCGAAGGTCGCGTTGCTCGACATCTCGATGCCGAGCATGAACGGCCTCACCGCGGCGATGCGCATCCCCAAGCTATCGCCGCACACCGCGGTGGTCATGCTCAGCATGTTCGCCGACCGCGAGTTGGTGCTGCAGGCCTTGGAAGCCGGCGCCCGCGGCTATCTCACCAAACAATCGATCGGGAGCGACGTCGCCCAAGCCATCCTCGCCGTGGCCCGCGGCGACACGTACCTCAGTCCGGACGTCGCCTCGCTCGTGGTCAGCGACTACTTGAGCGCAGTCCGCACCCGACCCGATCGCGCTCCCGAGCTGACCCTGCGCGAACGCGAAGTGTTGCAACTCATCGCCGAGGGCCGCACCAACAAAGAGATCGCCCAACTCCTCGAAACCAGCATCAAGACCGTCGACACCCACCGTACTCACATCATGAAGCGCCTCAACATCCACGACCTCGCCGGCTTGGTGAAATACGCAGTGCGCAACGGGCTGATTCAGCCGTAACCACCTCGTGATCCAATCCCGTCACGGAGAAGATTGGATCACGCCGACGGCAGGAGCAGCATCACCAGTCCACCCGCGACGATCAGCGCACCGCCGGCCAGTACGGCGACGGACGGGCGCTCGCCGAAGACGACGAAGCTGATCGCTTGGCTGACGACGAAGAAGATCGCGATGTAGAGGCCCATCAGACGGCCGAAGTCTATTGTACGATCGACGTTCACCGCGAACCCATACCCGGCGAGTAGCGCACCCCCGAGCAACACGGAGATCCACGTCGATTGCACCAGCCCGCGCCGGATCATCGCGTCGCCGGTGATTTCCAGACTGGCCGCGATCGCCAAGAACACAACCGTCCGCGCCGTCGAGTTCACGGCGCGTGTAGATCACATGGGCCGATCATTGCCAACGTTTCAGTCACTCGGGGCTGCGCCTCGGCGCAAGCGTCGCGACCGGCCGGGACATCGTGCGGACGTTCGATCTGCCAACGAGTGATCCACCAAATGCCATCAGCCATCGGCTAGCCGCGTAGCTTTCCTTCGCACTGCCTCGCTTGTTCGGCGTATGGAGACTACTATGAGCGCCATCACACTGCGGAGGAGTCCATGAGCAATCGCGATCGGTACGGCATCGAGACGGCGGAACAATTGCGCGCAGTGATCGGCGAACCCATGCCGGTCATCGGGATGAAGGTCGATGCTGCGCTGAACGAGTACGCGCGTGCTTTCATCGCCCGCTCCCCTTTCCTTGTGCTCTCGACTTCCGATGCCGCGGGAAGACAAGACGTATCTCCCAAGGGCGACACACCGGGGTTCGTGGCGATCGACGACGATCGCACGTTGCTCATCCCCGATCGCAAGGGCAACAAGCTCATCTACGGCTTGCAAAACATTCTCGCGAACCCGCACGTCGGCGTACTGTTCATCATTCCCGGCGTGCGTGAAACCGTCC encodes:
- a CDS encoding DUF3187 family protein, which translates into the protein MFSRWLRIIRIIARITTSMAIALLVPCARADDFSGFGPASVRNYQPIQLIFLNLPVERARTLAAGTLEAHLETVESNTIATVSNPKVQGQLKLETNRTVIGAKFGVWPGLEVGGDIPFISHYGGMLDTVIDPIEHALGTFNPERDLYPDNSFGAFLVRQGNTTVFQGKRQVFELGDIWFSAKQEVWGRANWPLVSLRAAIKAPTGRASAVFGSGYPDFGLGFAAEHQPLSWLILYADLAGIFPVGPITPARLTLNPALNQAVAAEARVLWPWFSLLLQQELYTSPLHGNGTRILDGTVVELTWGANARVGPTTFQLAMVDNISPVATAADFSVLLRVGYEL
- a CDS encoding response regulator transcription factor; the encoded protein is MKVTVVIADDHAIVRQGIASLLSTNPDIQILAEARDGKEALRLVQRLRPKVALLDISMPSMNGLTAAMRIPKLSPHTAVVMLSMFADRELVLQALEAGARGYLTKQSIGSDVAQAILAVARGDTYLSPDVASLVVSDYLSAVRTRPDRAPELTLREREVLQLIAEGRTNKEIAQLLETSIKTVDTHRTHIMKRLNIHDLAGLVKYAVRNGLIQP
- a CDS encoding pyridoxamine 5'-phosphate oxidase family protein, producing MSNRDRYGIETAEQLRAVIGEPMPVIGMKVDAALNEYARAFIARSPFLVLSTSDAAGRQDVSPKGDTPGFVAIDDDRTLLIPDRKGNKLIYGLQNILANPHVGVLFIIPGVRETVRINGHAELTSDPQILERLSTRGQPALLAIRVTIEECFFHCAKAFIRAQLWKPESWPAVERISFGKMFAAKLGADDQVAQSIDELVEEDYKSGL